In the genome of Salvia splendens isolate huo1 unplaced genomic scaffold, SspV2 ctg888, whole genome shotgun sequence, the window gttgatcaTGATTCGTCCTTGGTGGTGCTGGTGGTGCCCTTGTTTGCGGACAAAATCCTTGATTGTTCGGCCTTGAACCCATCCCCGcgttcttgctcggacactctctagagaagtgaccatttccaccacagttgaagcacttgGTGGTGTTCTGCATCCTACACTCTCCGaaatggtacttggagcacacattgcattggGGTGGTCTGGGTCGGAAGTCACCCCTCTGGCTAGAGAAATTCTGTCTGCCTCAACTCTGTGGTCGGTTTTGAGTAGGTtggtacctcttgttgtcatagTGGGTCCTGTTCCcatcccacttcctcttctcccggGAATGATGTGATGGAGTTAAAGCCAGCGTAGTGTTCTCCGTCACCCTCTCCTtaggcatagctgcctcaacatCTAGCGCGAGGGCCAACGCCTCCGCATATGTAAGTCTTCCACGACTAGCCAAAGCCATCTTTATCTCATGCCTTAAACCCTCACGGAATTTTTCTGCCAGTTTCTCATCCGTGTCAACTTGTTCGGGTGCATACTGGGTCATATCACAGAGTGCGCGATCATATTCAGTCACTGACATGCGCCCCTGAGTTAAGTTGTAAAACTCAGCCGCCTTCGCCTTTCGATAGCTCTTTGGCACGTACTTGTTATATATCGCCTCCTTGAAATTCTCCCAGGTCATTCCATTCACTTGATCTCGTGGCGCGGTcttcatcttggtatcccaccagaagtcagctGACCCAGTCAACTGATAGGTCACACAAGCCATTCGCTCGGCATCGTTGCACATCAG includes:
- the LOC121791732 gene encoding uncharacterized protein LOC121791732; this translates as MPPRRSVRNANQAPTPQATEVESVAQPTPEPPPPPPPPQVDREIVKLFLKQKPPVFDGMGEPEKAESWIRTLERIFTILMCNDAERMACVTYQLTGSADFWWDTKMKTAPRDQVNGMTWENFKEAIYNKYVPKSYRKAKAAEFYNLTQGRMSVTEYDRALCDMTQYAPEQVDTDEKLAEKFREGLRHEIKMALASRGRLTYAEALALALDVEAAMPKERVTENTTLALTPSHHSREKRKWDGNRTHYDNK